From the genome of Medicago truncatula cultivar Jemalong A17 chromosome 2, MtrunA17r5.0-ANR, whole genome shotgun sequence:
CTTATCAACCACACTACAACGGACCCAATGACCCAACCAACAAGGAAAAACACAAAGAGTCCAGCCAAAATTGTAAGGAGAGGAGGTCCCTGAGAAGCATTCCCAGTTTCCTTTACATCTGATCCTTCATTGGATGATTTTCCACCTCCAGAGTTGGGGTTTGTAGCAGAAACAGTTAATAGCTTTCGATTTATTTGCAATTTTCTAGAGCCTATGCATCTGGATAATACAGTCAGCAAGAGAGGATATAGTTTAATACTAAGAGGATAATACATGCATCCTAGGCATAGATGAATTGATTGTTGAGACGACTAGTGCGATCGAGATTTTAAATTTCCgggtaaattttgaaatttcgtTTTCATTGGAAAAGTTGACCAACACTACatttgaggactaaaatgaaaattccatcttcaaaaaaattcactCACCAACTTTCCATCTAATCAGAGAATTGTTAAGTTTTATGTAAAGTAATTTGTGTTTAGAGACATTCATGTAACAGTAAATTCAGGGCTAAAATCAATTGtagaagaaaattaattaattaattatacttgagaacattaaaaaatgtcaaaatcaattctacaagccTAAAATCAAATGTGAGAACAATTGAAACCTAAAAGTCTGAAATAAGAGATAGACAAGGAAATGCATGAACCTGAAGGTGGGAGAGAAGTTGAGTGTGGCAGTAGGAAGGAATTGAGGTTTTGAAGGAAACCCTATATTGAGGTATTGTGATCTGGCTGGTGACGACAGTGAGGAGAATCCAACAGACGCCATTTGATATCACTCTCTCACTCTCTACTCCCTTTTGAGATAAGGTGGAAGTcgataaaaaaaagagtatgttatttttattttattttttataaatatacaataatctctaaaaaaaaaaatagagtgtttTAAAagacatgaattaaatatgaattttttatatttttgacggttaaaaattcatatttaattcatgttttgttaaaaaatctaatcttttttagagagattgttgcaatattatatacatttctgcactatttcattaaaaaaaatacaaataatacacatgagttgacttaaaaagtggtgattgaaaattttacaaggactaaaattcgaaagaaaattttagagggactaaaacaaaaatgtggtatatttgtagggactaaaaacatatttaatcataacttttttaaaaagataaaaaaaaaaaacaataatatgtgATAATTAttgtgataacttttttttattgtttttttaagccaaaatagaaattaaatttaaaaagacaAGGAAGTGCAAGACTAGGGACATGTACCTACCCCGGTAAACCACAAAAACATGTTACGAGTGATATAACAATTTAGTACATAACtggtatataaaaaaaaaccttaaacaatCACTACCACGAACTATTCAGTGAACCATGTGTAGACGCAAAACcgaattgcaaaaaaaaaaaaaacgcagaGTGAGCATTCAGAGCATCTACATAAGCGTATGAATCGTCTGCCAACACATAAACGATCCAAGTTCCAACAACTCCCTTCTAGATGAAGCAAGTTAAACGTCCTCTCAAGCCAAACCAACTAATTACGAACCGAAGCATGGAGTCGCACAAGTTTTGAAACTTCAGTCGTAGTCCAGATCGTGGGATGAACAAACGACAAAAATTCATCACAATCCACCAATGGCGCGTGAATCAACCGCGGCAGATAAAATTCTTAAACACAACTACTACCGTCAACACGGAGCATCTACGCACTTTTTACCCcttaagtttgcaaaagttgcaattttggccccctattaaaaaaaatggcaaaagtgatcCCCTATGTTTACCCCCTTTTGCAAAACGTCAATTTTGACCCAGTCAACCCCATGTGGCACGCCACCtgtgtatttattattttttttaattattttttaacaactatTTTCCACGCGTATTAAtgcagaattaaaaaaaataaaaaatggaacaaaTAAAGCTTGGCACGTGCTAGCTTAACAACTATTTATACCAATTCCTTCATATTCTCtttccaaacaaaatcaaatcttcatcttcctcttccaaACCTTCATCTCCATCTTCTCTTATTACATCATCCTCTCCTTTGTTTTTTCAGAAAATTCCTTCCAAGAAATTCCGACCCAaaccttcatcttcatcttttcttctttcATCCCTCCCTCCATCTCCATTAGTGGATCTTGTTTTTccagaaattttgaaaatgtctCAATATTCATCCTCAAGCTTCAATGGGTTGTCGACATTGAAACAAAAAACTGGATTGGTTTGTCACTGTGGTGTGGAATCTCCTTTGGTGACTGCTTGGACAGAAGAAAACCCAGGAAGGAGATTCCATGGATGTGGAAGATTTTTCTTGAGGAGGAAATGCAACTTCTTCCGTTGGTTTGATCCTGAAGTTCCAGATAGACAGAAGAAAATCATTAGTGGGATgttgaagaaaaacaataaactgaagaagaaggaaaaaatacTCTTGAAAGTGATAGTCATATTAGTGGTTTTGTTGGTTTTGAGTGTTGGTGTAGTTTGCTATAAGTGTCTTTAAGTTTCTGCTGTTTAGTTTATGTTGTTTAGGtgtaattttatgcattttagcTTAATGTTAGTAACTTAATGTGTTGTTTAAGTTTGTGTAATTTGTTGAAACACTATGTGTTGTTAAAGTTTGATGTACTttgtgataaaattaatcaaaagtgTTTGTATGTTTGGGTTAATATGGCAACTATGTTTGGGTTAATATGGCAACTGTGTTACCTTATTGAACAAAAGTGAAATGCTAAAAGCTATCTTAAATTAGCACATAGAAATAGCACCATAAAAGTAGTTATCATTACATGCTAAAAGGTTATACACCAAAGGTGCACTTAACATTACAAACCAAAAAACTTGCCAGGCAGTACTTAGCAGAATTTCATGCCAAAATAACATcccaaaattacataaatattGCAAAGAGTACTTATGAATTACATAGGTCTCATAACTTAGCAGTCTAACTTGCCAAAATAACATCCCAGAATAACATAAATATTGGTAAGAGTACTTATGAATTACATCCCAAAATTACATAAGTCTCATGACTTTAGAAAGGACTAGTTCTTGTTGACAGATTGTTGAGTTCCAATTTCATCCACTTTCCTCTTGACTCCTGTTGTCCTTATCTTTCTTGGCACAAACATTGTAGCCTCACCAACAGTTACATGCTTCCCACCAGTTACAGCAGTTTGTGTCACAGATTGTGTCACAGTCTTGCTCACACCAGCTTGAAATACACCACCAGCATGATTCCCACCAGCATTACTCCCACCAGCTTGTGTATGCTTCTTAGCTTTGCCTTTCCCTTTATCTGAATCAGTCTACAGAAAACATACACAACATTCATTCAAACTCATTTCATATCATGTATACACAACATTCATCCTAAACAGTTCACAAGATTCAATCATACCTTGTTAGCTCCCTTAGGAAGCTTCCTATCTGCACCAGTCTTTCCCCCACAAGTTCTCTGATTATGGCCTAACTCCTTACACCTTCTGCATCTCACAGTTTCTTGGTTTCTTTTCCTCATCCCACCAGCACCAGATGATTTCTTTGGTTCATCATTTGTCTTCCTCCTCAACTTCTTTGGTCTACCAGGAGCTCTCCTCATTTTAGGTGGTAATATGGGATCACCAACTACTTCTGGCCAAAGCTTTGGTCCATTGGATGGCAAAATCAGATTGCTATAGCAATCTAAGAAAGTTCGTTTCCTGTACAACATaatcaacaaaatcagcaaAGTTTGTTTTCATTTAGTAAACAGTTTGTTGTTTCTACCACATATCTAGCaacatatttaacaacataattacCTGTACCAATGGGCCACAAAATCATCTGGATTCTGATTATTAAACCTCATACAAGCAATAGCATGAGGGCAAGGTATGCCAGTGATGTCCCATTTTCTACAAGCACATGACTTATCCTTCAAAGTAACTACATACTTATCAATACCATTACCCACAGAAAATGAAGAGTAATCTCTGTCCCCATGCCAATTTGGTGACCATCCATCAGCATCCCTCTTATTTTTGTCCATAATTTTTGCAATCATAGGACAAATATCACCTTCATATCTTAACATATAATCTCTCAGCCTCACAATTCTCTTTGTTAAGTAAAACTTCAAACCCTCAAATAAAGAAATGATTGGATACTCTCTGTATTCTAATATGGCACTGTTAAATGCTTCACACATGTTATTAACTTGTAGGTCGCAACATGTGTATGCACTATACCCAGCTCTAGACCACATACCTACTGCCAACTCACTCATTTCCTTCCATGCAGGTTCACTCAACTTCTTCAGATTTTCCATAGCTTTCTTGAACTCAGGCTCAGTTGTTGCTCTTGCAGCAATCCACAAAGCTTCCTTTAGGTGCTCACCACCATGTCTCTTCCTCCAATTTCCATACAAATGCTTCACACAAACTCTGTGTTCAACATGTTCTGATGTAGCAGCAATTGTGTTAACCAGGCCCTTGTAGAAAATAAATCATTGGAATGTTAGTAACTTTGCATATATTGAAACACAAcaataattaatgaatttaaaTGTACATATTGCTACCTTTTGTTGATCTGATATAAAGGCCCATCTTTTATGTTGAATACCATTCAAATCAGCTAGCAACAGATCTAGAAACCAATCCCAAGATTCCTTGGTTTCAGCCTCCACAACAGCAAATGCAATGGGCATCATCTGATTATTCCCATCTTTACCAATTGCTGACAACAGATGTCCTGCATAGCTACCCTTTAAGAAACACCCATCTAGACCTATCAATGGTCTGCAACTTTGAACAAAACCTCTCTTGCTTGCATTGAAACACACATACATCCTCTCAAACAAAGGACCCTCAAGACCAGCATTACACTTTATCTTCACAGTACTCCCAGGGTTACTCCTACGCAATTCCTCAGCATAATTCCTAAGATGAGCATATTGCTCATCTATAGCACCATGAATCATTTCCAAGGCTTTGTTTTTTGCTCTATACAGCTGAAACTTACTTAAATGAGCACCCCACCTAGTCTGACACTCTTCCCCTAAAGCTTTTAGT
Proteins encoded in this window:
- the LOC25486860 gene encoding uncharacterized protein produces the protein MASVGFSSLSSPARSQYLNIGFPSKPQFLPTATLNFSPTFRCIGSRKLQINRKLLTVSATNPNSGGGKSSNEGSDVKETGNASQGPPLLTILAGLFVFFLVGWVIGSVVVWLISLIVNVPSPK